A section of the Saccopteryx leptura isolate mSacLep1 chromosome 4, mSacLep1_pri_phased_curated, whole genome shotgun sequence genome encodes:
- the MAPK8IP3 gene encoding C-Jun-amino-terminal kinase-interacting protein 3 isoform X6: MMEIQMDEGGGVVVYQDDYCSGSVMSERVSGLAGSIYREFERLIHCYDEEVVKELMPLVVNVLENLDSVLSENQEHEVELELLREDNEQLLTQYEREKALRKQAEEKFIEFEDALEQEKKELQIQVEHYEFQTRQLELKAKNYADQISRLEERESEMKKEYNALHQRHTEMIQTYVEHIERSKMQQVGGNSQTESSLPGRSPRQSWRKSRKERPTSLNVFPLTDGMVRAQMGGKLVPSGDHWHLSDLGQLQFSSTYQCPHDEMSESGQSSAAATPSTTGTKSNTPTSSVPSAAVTPLNESLQPLGDYGAGTKNSMGSSDEWSDVQDIIDSTPELDIGRDPRLDRTGNSPTQGIINKAFGINTDSLYHELSTAGSEVIGDVDEGADLLGEFSVRDDFFGMGKEVGNLLLENSQLLETKNALNVVKNDLIAKVDQLSGEQEVLKGDLEAARQAKLRLENRIKDLEEELRRVKSEAITARREPKEEGEDVSSYLCTELDKIPMAQRRRFTRVEMARVLMERNQYKERLMELQEAVRWTEMIRASREHPSVQEKKKSTIWQFFSRLFSSSSSPPPAKRSYPSVNIHYKSPTTAGFSQRRSHALCQISAGSRPLEFFPDDDCTSSARREQKREQYRQVREHVRNDDGRLQACGWSLPAKYKQLSPNGGQEDTRMKNVPVPVYCRPLVEKDPTMKLWCAAGVNLTGWKPREDHTGNGVKLEPGLDPLTCNREVEGEAKSDHTSPEKKKTKELPETDATSSRVWILTSTLTTSKVVIIDANQPGTVVDQFTVCNAHVLCISSIPAASDSDYPPGEIFLDSDVNPEDSGTDGVLAGITLVGCATRCNVPRSNCSSRGDTPVLDKGQGEVATVTNGKVNPSQSTEEATEATEVPDSGPSEAETAAVRPGPLTEHVFTDPAPVPAPSAQPGSEHGPEANLSGVQPEPEPSGDPRGASSSASPTMWLGAQNGWLYVHSAVSNWKKCLHSIKLKDSVLSLVHVKGRVLVALADGTLAIFHRGEDGQWDLSNYHLMDLGHPHHSIRCMAVVYDRVWCGYKNKVHVIQPKTMQIEKSFDAHPRRESQVRQLAWIGDGVWVSIRLDSTLRLYHAHTHQHLQDVDIEPYVSKMLGTGKLGFSFVRITALLIAGNRLWVGTGNGVVISIPLTETVVLHRGQLLGLRANKTSPTSGEGARPGGVIHVYGDDSTDKSASSFIPYCSMAQAQLCFHGHRDAVKFFVSVPGNVLATLNGSVLDSPSESPGPAAPTADAEGQKLKNVLVLSGGEGYIDFRIGDGEDDETEESAADVSQVKPMLSKAERSHIIVWQVSYSPE; this comes from the exons AAATTCATCGAGTTTGAAGATGCCTTGgaacaagagaaaaaagagcTACAAATCCAGGTGGAACACTATGAGTTTCAGACCCGCCAGCTGGAACTGAAGGCCAAAAACTATGCAGATCAGA TTTCCCGGTTGGAGGAGCGGGAGTCAGAGATGAAGAAGGAGTACAACGCTTTGCACCAGCGACACACGGAG ATGATACAGACCTACGTGGAGCACATCGAGAGGTCCAAGATGCAGCAAGTTGGGGGGAACAGCCAGACCGAGAGCAGCCTGCCCGGGCGGAG TCCTCGTCAGTCATGGAGGAAAAG CAGGAAGGAGCGCCCCACCTCTCTGAATGTCTTCCCCCTGACCGACGGCATGGTACGTGCACAGATGGGGGGCAAGCTCGTGCCTTCGGGGGACCACTGGCACCTGAGCGACCTCGGCCAGCTGCAGTTCAGCTCCACCTACCAG TGTCCACATGATGAGATGTCTGAGTCGGGCCAGTCCTCGGCGGCTGCCACGCCCAGCACCACAGGCACCAAGTCCAACACGCCCACCTCCTCAGTGCCCTCGGCCGCAGTCACGCCCCTCAATGAGAGCCTACAGCCCCTGGGAGACTACGGTGCCGGCACCAAGAACA GTATGGGCAGCAGTGACGAGTGGTCTGATGTTCAAGACATTATTGACTCCACCCCAGAGCTGGACATAGGTCGGGACCCCCGCCTAGACCGCACTGGCAACAG CCCGACGCAGGGGATCATCAACAAGGCTTTTGGCATCAACACTGACTCCCTGTACCACGAGTTGTCGACTGCAGGGTCAGAGGTCATCGGGGACGTGGATGAAGGGGCCGACCTGCTAG GGGAGTTCTCAG TGCGCGATGATTTTTTTG GAATGGGCAAGGAAGTAGGGAATCTGCTGCTGGAGAACTCCCAGCTTCTAGAAACCAA AAATGCTCTGAACGTAGTGAAGAATGACCTCATCGCTAAAGTGGACCAGCTGTCGGGGGAGCAGGAGGTACTGAAGGGGGATTTGGAAGCCGCCAGGCAAGCCAAACTAAGGCTGGAGAACCGCATCAAGGACCTGGAGGAGGAGCTGCGGAG GGTGAAGTCCGAGGCGATCACTGCCCGCCGTGAACccaaagaagagggggaggatgTAAGCAGCTATCTCTGTACAGAATTG GACAAGATCCCCATGGCGCAGCGCCGCCGCTTCACGCGGGTGGAGATGGCCCGTGTGCTCATGGAGCGCAACCAGTACAAAGAGCGGCTCATGGAGCTTCAGGAGGCCGTGCGGTGGACTGAGATGATCAG AGCATCCCGAGAGCACCCGTCTGTCCAGGAGAAGAAGAAGTCTACCATCTGGCAGTT CTTCAGCCGCCTcttcagctcctcctccagcccccCTCCGGCCAAGCGGTCCTACCCTTCCGTGAACATCCATTACAAGTCGCCCACCACAGCTGGCTTCAGTCAGCGCCGAAGCCATGCCCTGTGCCAGATCTCGGCGGGCAGCCGGCCCCTGGAGTTCTTCCCAGACGA CGACTGCACCTCCTCTGCCAGGCGGGAGCAGAAGCGTGAGCAATACCGCCAGGTGCGCGAGCACGTGCGCAACGACGACGGGCGGCTGCAGGCCTGCGGCTGGAGCCTGCCGGCCAAGTACAAGCAG CTGAGTCCTAACGGAGGCCAGGAAGACACGCGAATGAAGAACGTCCCCGTTCCGGTGTACTGCCGCCCTCTGGTGGAGAAGGATCCGACCATGAAG CTGTGGTGTGCTGCGGGTGTCAACCTGACTGGGTGGAAACCGAGGGAGGACCACACTGGAAATGGAGTCAAGCTGGAGCCAGGCTTGGACCCTCTGACCTGCAACCGGGAAGTGGAAGGAGAGGCCAAGAGCGACCACACATCCCCCGAGAAGAAGAAG ACAAAGGAGCTCCCTGAGACAGATGCCACCTCCAGCCGGGTATGGATCCTCACCAGCACCCTGACCACCAGCAAAGTGGTGATCATTgatgccaaccagccaggcacTGTCGTGGACCAGTTCACTGTCTGCAATGCCCATGTCCTGTGCATCTCCAGCATCCCCG CGGCCAGCGACAGTGACTACCCTCCAGGGGAGATCTTCCTCGACAGCGATGTGAACCCTGAAGATTCTGGTACAGATGGTGTGCTGGCTGGCATCACCCTGGTGGGCTGCGCCACCCGCTGCAACGTGCCACGGAGCAACTGCTCCTCCCGAGGGGACACCCCAGTGCTGGACAAGGGCCAGG GGGAGGTGGCTACTGTCACCAATGGAAAGGTCAACCCGTCTCAATCCACGGAGGAGGCCACGGAGGCCACAGAGGTCCCTGACTCTGGGCCCAGTGAGGCAGAGACGGCTGCAGTGAGACCCGGGCCCCTCACGGAACATGTCTTCACTGACCCGGCCCCTGTCCCAGCCCCCAGTGCCCAGCCTGGCAG TGAACATGGGCCCGAGGCCAACCTGAGTGGTGTGCAGCCTGAGCCGGAGCCCAGTGGGGACCCCAGGGGCGCCAGCAGCAGTGCCTCGCCCACCATGTGGCTGGGAGCTCAGAATGGCTG GCTGTACGTGCACTCAGCCGTGTCCAACTGGAAGAAGTGTCTACACTCCATCAAGCTGAAGGACTCAGTGCTGAGCCTGGT GCACGTGAAAGGACGAGTACTAGTGGCTCTGGCAGACGGGACTCTCGCCATCTTCCACCGAGGAGAAG ATGGCCAGTGGGATCTGAGCAACTATCACCTGATGGACCTGGGCCACCCCCACCACTCCATTCGATGTATGGCTGTTGTGTATGACCGGGTCTGGTGCGGCTACAAGAACAAGGTGCACGTCATCCAGCCCAAGACAATGCAGATAGAG AAGTCATTTGATGCCCACCCACGGCGGGAGAGCCAGGTGCGGCAGCTGGCATGGATTGGCGATGGGGTGTGGGTATCCATCCGCTTGGACTCCACATTGCGGCTGTACCATGCACACACCCATCAGCACCTGCAGGACGTGGACATTGAGCCCTATGTCAGCAAGATGCTAG gCACGGGCAAGCTGGGCTTCTCTTTCGTGCGCATCACGGCCCTGCTTATTGCGGGCAACCGTCTCTGGGTGGGCACCGGCAATGGAGTCGTCATCTCCATCCCACTGACTGAGA ctGTGGTCCTGCACCGAGGCCAGCTCTTGGGGCTCCGAG CCAACAAGACATCGCCCACATCTGGGGAGGGGGCCCGCCCAGGGGGCGTCATCCATGTGTACGGCGACGACAGCACTGACAAATCGGCCAGCAGCTTCATCCCCTACTGCTCCATGGCCCAGGCCCAGCTCTGCTTCCATGGGCACCGGGATGCCGTCAAGTTCTTTGTCTCGGTGCCAG GGAATGTGCTGGCCACTCTCAACGGCAGCGTGCTGGACAGCCCGTCCGAGAGCCCTGGGCCCGCTGCCCCCACTGCAGATGCCGAGGGCCAGAAGCTGAAGAACGTGCTGGTGCTGAGCGGTGGGGAGGGCTACATTGACTTCCGCATCG GTGATGGAGAAGACGATGAGACGGAGGAGAGTGCGGCGGATGTGAGCCAGGTGAAGCCCATGCTGTCCAAGGCCGAACGCAGCCACATCATCGTGTGGCAGGTGTCCTACTCCCCTGAGTGA
- the MAPK8IP3 gene encoding C-Jun-amino-terminal kinase-interacting protein 3 isoform X13: MMEIQMDEGGGVVVYQDDYCSGSVMSERVSGLAGSIYREFERLIHCYDEEVVKELMPLVVNVLENLDSVLSENQEHEVELELLREDNEQLLTQYEREKALRKQAEEKFIEFEDALEQEKKELQIQVEHYEFQTRQLELKAKNYADQISRLEERESEMKKEYNALHQRHTEMIQTYVEHIERSKMQQVGGNSQTESSLPGRSRKERPTSLNVFPLTDGMVRAQMGGKLVPSGDHWHLSDLGQLQFSSTYQCPHDEMSESGQSSAAATPSTTGTKSNTPTSSVPSAAVTPLNESLQPLGDYGAGTKNSKRAREKRNSRNMEVQVTQEMRNVSIGMGSSDEWSDVQDIIDSTPELDIGRDPRLDRTGNSPTQGIINKAFGINTDSLYHELSTAGSEVIGDVDEGADLLGMGKEVGNLLLENSQLLETKNALNVVKNDLIAKVDQLSGEQEVLKGDLEAARQAKLRLENRIKDLEEELRRVKSEAITARREPKEEGEDDKIPMAQRRRFTRVEMARVLMERNQYKERLMELQEAVRWTEMIRASREHPSVQEKKKSTIWQFFSRLFSSSSSPPPAKRSYPSVNIHYKSPTTAGFSQRRSHALCQISAGSRPLEFFPDDDCTSSARREQKREQYRQVREHVRNDDGRLQACGWSLPAKYKQLSPNGGQEDTRMKNVPVPVYCRPLVEKDPTMKLWCAAGVNLTGWKPREDHTGNGVKLEPGLDPLTCNREVEGEAKSDHTSPEKKKTKELPETDATSSRVWILTSTLTTSKVVIIDANQPGTVVDQFTVCNAHVLCISSIPAASDSDYPPGEIFLDSDVNPEDSGTDGVLAGITLVGCATRCNVPRSNCSSRGDTPVLDKGQGEVATVTNGKVNPSQSTEEATEATEVPDSGPSEAETAAVRPGPLTEHVFTDPAPVPAPSAQPGSEHGPEANLSGVQPEPEPSGDPRGASSSASPTMWLGAQNGWLYVHSAVSNWKKCLHSIKLKDSVLSLVHVKGRVLVALADGTLAIFHRGEDGQWDLSNYHLMDLGHPHHSIRCMAVVYDRVWCGYKNKVHVIQPKTMQIEKSFDAHPRRESQVRQLAWIGDGVWVSIRLDSTLRLYHAHTHQHLQDVDIEPYVSKMLGTGKLGFSFVRITALLIAGNRLWVGTGNGVVISIPLTETVVLHRGQLLGLRANKTSPTSGEGARPGGVIHVYGDDSTDKSASSFIPYCSMAQAQLCFHGHRDAVKFFVSVPGNVLATLNGSVLDSPSESPGPAAPTADAEGQKLKNVLVLSGGEGYIDFRIGDGEDDETEESAADVSQVKPMLSKAERSHIIVWQVSYSPE, translated from the exons AAATTCATCGAGTTTGAAGATGCCTTGgaacaagagaaaaaagagcTACAAATCCAGGTGGAACACTATGAGTTTCAGACCCGCCAGCTGGAACTGAAGGCCAAAAACTATGCAGATCAGA TTTCCCGGTTGGAGGAGCGGGAGTCAGAGATGAAGAAGGAGTACAACGCTTTGCACCAGCGACACACGGAG ATGATACAGACCTACGTGGAGCACATCGAGAGGTCCAAGATGCAGCAAGTTGGGGGGAACAGCCAGACCGAGAGCAGCCTGCCCGGGCGGAG CAGGAAGGAGCGCCCCACCTCTCTGAATGTCTTCCCCCTGACCGACGGCATGGTACGTGCACAGATGGGGGGCAAGCTCGTGCCTTCGGGGGACCACTGGCACCTGAGCGACCTCGGCCAGCTGCAGTTCAGCTCCACCTACCAG TGTCCACATGATGAGATGTCTGAGTCGGGCCAGTCCTCGGCGGCTGCCACGCCCAGCACCACAGGCACCAAGTCCAACACGCCCACCTCCTCAGTGCCCTCGGCCGCAGTCACGCCCCTCAATGAGAGCCTACAGCCCCTGGGAGACTACGGTGCCGGCACCAAGAACAGTAAGCGGGCTCGGGAAAAACGCAACAGCCGCAACATGGAGGTCCAGGTCACTCAGGAGATGCGAAACGTCAGCATAG GTATGGGCAGCAGTGACGAGTGGTCTGATGTTCAAGACATTATTGACTCCACCCCAGAGCTGGACATAGGTCGGGACCCCCGCCTAGACCGCACTGGCAACAG CCCGACGCAGGGGATCATCAACAAGGCTTTTGGCATCAACACTGACTCCCTGTACCACGAGTTGTCGACTGCAGGGTCAGAGGTCATCGGGGACGTGGATGAAGGGGCCGACCTGCTAG GAATGGGCAAGGAAGTAGGGAATCTGCTGCTGGAGAACTCCCAGCTTCTAGAAACCAA AAATGCTCTGAACGTAGTGAAGAATGACCTCATCGCTAAAGTGGACCAGCTGTCGGGGGAGCAGGAGGTACTGAAGGGGGATTTGGAAGCCGCCAGGCAAGCCAAACTAAGGCTGGAGAACCGCATCAAGGACCTGGAGGAGGAGCTGCGGAG GGTGAAGTCCGAGGCGATCACTGCCCGCCGTGAACccaaagaagagggggaggat GACAAGATCCCCATGGCGCAGCGCCGCCGCTTCACGCGGGTGGAGATGGCCCGTGTGCTCATGGAGCGCAACCAGTACAAAGAGCGGCTCATGGAGCTTCAGGAGGCCGTGCGGTGGACTGAGATGATCAG AGCATCCCGAGAGCACCCGTCTGTCCAGGAGAAGAAGAAGTCTACCATCTGGCAGTT CTTCAGCCGCCTcttcagctcctcctccagcccccCTCCGGCCAAGCGGTCCTACCCTTCCGTGAACATCCATTACAAGTCGCCCACCACAGCTGGCTTCAGTCAGCGCCGAAGCCATGCCCTGTGCCAGATCTCGGCGGGCAGCCGGCCCCTGGAGTTCTTCCCAGACGA CGACTGCACCTCCTCTGCCAGGCGGGAGCAGAAGCGTGAGCAATACCGCCAGGTGCGCGAGCACGTGCGCAACGACGACGGGCGGCTGCAGGCCTGCGGCTGGAGCCTGCCGGCCAAGTACAAGCAG CTGAGTCCTAACGGAGGCCAGGAAGACACGCGAATGAAGAACGTCCCCGTTCCGGTGTACTGCCGCCCTCTGGTGGAGAAGGATCCGACCATGAAG CTGTGGTGTGCTGCGGGTGTCAACCTGACTGGGTGGAAACCGAGGGAGGACCACACTGGAAATGGAGTCAAGCTGGAGCCAGGCTTGGACCCTCTGACCTGCAACCGGGAAGTGGAAGGAGAGGCCAAGAGCGACCACACATCCCCCGAGAAGAAGAAG ACAAAGGAGCTCCCTGAGACAGATGCCACCTCCAGCCGGGTATGGATCCTCACCAGCACCCTGACCACCAGCAAAGTGGTGATCATTgatgccaaccagccaggcacTGTCGTGGACCAGTTCACTGTCTGCAATGCCCATGTCCTGTGCATCTCCAGCATCCCCG CGGCCAGCGACAGTGACTACCCTCCAGGGGAGATCTTCCTCGACAGCGATGTGAACCCTGAAGATTCTGGTACAGATGGTGTGCTGGCTGGCATCACCCTGGTGGGCTGCGCCACCCGCTGCAACGTGCCACGGAGCAACTGCTCCTCCCGAGGGGACACCCCAGTGCTGGACAAGGGCCAGG GGGAGGTGGCTACTGTCACCAATGGAAAGGTCAACCCGTCTCAATCCACGGAGGAGGCCACGGAGGCCACAGAGGTCCCTGACTCTGGGCCCAGTGAGGCAGAGACGGCTGCAGTGAGACCCGGGCCCCTCACGGAACATGTCTTCACTGACCCGGCCCCTGTCCCAGCCCCCAGTGCCCAGCCTGGCAG TGAACATGGGCCCGAGGCCAACCTGAGTGGTGTGCAGCCTGAGCCGGAGCCCAGTGGGGACCCCAGGGGCGCCAGCAGCAGTGCCTCGCCCACCATGTGGCTGGGAGCTCAGAATGGCTG GCTGTACGTGCACTCAGCCGTGTCCAACTGGAAGAAGTGTCTACACTCCATCAAGCTGAAGGACTCAGTGCTGAGCCTGGT GCACGTGAAAGGACGAGTACTAGTGGCTCTGGCAGACGGGACTCTCGCCATCTTCCACCGAGGAGAAG ATGGCCAGTGGGATCTGAGCAACTATCACCTGATGGACCTGGGCCACCCCCACCACTCCATTCGATGTATGGCTGTTGTGTATGACCGGGTCTGGTGCGGCTACAAGAACAAGGTGCACGTCATCCAGCCCAAGACAATGCAGATAGAG AAGTCATTTGATGCCCACCCACGGCGGGAGAGCCAGGTGCGGCAGCTGGCATGGATTGGCGATGGGGTGTGGGTATCCATCCGCTTGGACTCCACATTGCGGCTGTACCATGCACACACCCATCAGCACCTGCAGGACGTGGACATTGAGCCCTATGTCAGCAAGATGCTAG gCACGGGCAAGCTGGGCTTCTCTTTCGTGCGCATCACGGCCCTGCTTATTGCGGGCAACCGTCTCTGGGTGGGCACCGGCAATGGAGTCGTCATCTCCATCCCACTGACTGAGA ctGTGGTCCTGCACCGAGGCCAGCTCTTGGGGCTCCGAG CCAACAAGACATCGCCCACATCTGGGGAGGGGGCCCGCCCAGGGGGCGTCATCCATGTGTACGGCGACGACAGCACTGACAAATCGGCCAGCAGCTTCATCCCCTACTGCTCCATGGCCCAGGCCCAGCTCTGCTTCCATGGGCACCGGGATGCCGTCAAGTTCTTTGTCTCGGTGCCAG GGAATGTGCTGGCCACTCTCAACGGCAGCGTGCTGGACAGCCCGTCCGAGAGCCCTGGGCCCGCTGCCCCCACTGCAGATGCCGAGGGCCAGAAGCTGAAGAACGTGCTGGTGCTGAGCGGTGGGGAGGGCTACATTGACTTCCGCATCG GTGATGGAGAAGACGATGAGACGGAGGAGAGTGCGGCGGATGTGAGCCAGGTGAAGCCCATGCTGTCCAAGGCCGAACGCAGCCACATCATCGTGTGGCAGGTGTCCTACTCCCCTGAGTGA